The Macaca fascicularis isolate 582-1 chromosome 11, T2T-MFA8v1.1 genome includes a region encoding these proteins:
- the PUS1 gene encoding pseudouridylate synthase 1 homolog isoform X2 yields MAGNAEPPPAGSARPQDRRSRSCWAGGARVWEDGEHPAKKVKSDGDEERRGKLPKRKIVLLMAYSGKGYHGMQRNVGSSQFKTIEDDLVSALVRSGCIPENHGEDMRKMSFQRCARTDKGVSAAGQVVSLKVWLIDDILEKINSHLPSHIRILGLKRVTGGFNSKNRCDARTYCYLLPTFAFAHKDRDVQDETYRLSAETLQQVNRLLACYKGTHNFHNFTSQKGPQEPSARRYILEMYCEEPFVREGLEFAVIRVKGQSFMMHQIRKMVGLVVAIVKGYAPESVLERSWGTEKVDVPKAPGLGLVLERVHFEKYNQRFGNDGLHEPLDWVQEEGKVTAFKEEHIYPTIIGTERDERSMAQWLSTLPVHNFSATALTAAGTGAKVPSPLGGSEGDGDTD; encoded by the exons ATGGCGGGGAACGCGGAGCCACCGCCCGCGGGATCCGCGCGCCCCCAGGATCGGAGGTCCCGCAGTTGCTGGGCCGGGGGTGCCCGCGTCTGGGAGGACGGAGAGCATCCGGCGAAGAAGGTCAAGAGCGATGGGGACGAGGAGCGGCGCGGGAAGCTGCCCAAGCGCAAGATCGTGCTGCTCATGGCCTACTCGGGCAAGGGCTACCACGGCATGCAG AGGAATGTTGGGTCCTCACAATTCAAAACAATTGAAGATGACTTGGTGTCTGCCCTCGTCCGGTCAGGCTGTATTCCTGAAAATCATGGCGAGGACATGAGGAAAATGTCCTTCCAGCGCTGCGCCCGGACAGACAAG GGTGTTTCCGCAGCCGGCCAGGTGGTATCCCTGAAGGTGTGGCTGATTGACGACATTCTAGAAAAGATCAACAGCCACCTTCCCTCTCACATTCGGATCCTGG GACTGAAGCGGGTCACAGGCGGGTTTAACTCCAAGAACAGATGTGATGCCAGGACCTATTGCTACCTGCTGCCCACGTTTGCCTTTGCGCACAAGGACCGGGACGTACAGGATGAGACCTACCGCCTGAGCGCCGAGACGCTGCAGCAGGTCAACAGGCTCCTGGCCTGCTACAAGGGCACGCACAACTTCCACAATTTCACCTCGCAGAAGGGGCCACAGGAGCCCAGCGCCCGCCGCTACATCCTGGAGATGTACTGCGAGGAACCCTTTGTGCGGGAGGGCCTGGAGTTCGCAGTGATCAGGGTGAAGGGCCAGAGCTTCATGATGCATCAGATCCGGAAGATGGTTGGCCTGGTGGTGGCCATTGTGAAGGGTTATGCCCCTGAGAGTGTGCTGGAACGCAGCTGGGGCACAGAGAAGGTGGACGTGCCCAAGGCGCCGGGACTTGGCCTGGTCCTGGAGAGGGTGCACTTCGAGAAGTACAACCAGCGCTTTGGCAACGATGGGCTGCATGAGCCGCTGGACTGGGTGCAGGAGGAGGGCAAGGTCACAGCCTTCAAGGAGGAGCACATCTACCCCACCATCATCGGCACTGAGCGAGATGAACGCTCCATGGCCCAGTGGCTGAGCACCCTGCCCGTCCACAACTTCAGTGCTACCGCTCTCACGGCAGCTGGCACAGGCGCCAAG GTGCCCAGTCCCCTGGGAGGCAGCGAAGGGGACGGAGACACCGACTGA
- the PUS1 gene encoding pseudouridylate synthase 1 homolog isoform X1, which translates to MGLQLRALLGACGRWTLRLGPRPSCSPRMAGNAEPPPAGSARPQDRRSRSCWAGGARVWEDGEHPAKKVKSDGDEERRGKLPKRKIVLLMAYSGKGYHGMQRNVGSSQFKTIEDDLVSALVRSGCIPENHGEDMRKMSFQRCARTDKGVSAAGQVVSLKVWLIDDILEKINSHLPSHIRILGLKRVTGGFNSKNRCDARTYCYLLPTFAFAHKDRDVQDETYRLSAETLQQVNRLLACYKGTHNFHNFTSQKGPQEPSARRYILEMYCEEPFVREGLEFAVIRVKGQSFMMHQIRKMVGLVVAIVKGYAPESVLERSWGTEKVDVPKAPGLGLVLERVHFEKYNQRFGNDGLHEPLDWVQEEGKVTAFKEEHIYPTIIGTERDERSMAQWLSTLPVHNFSATALTAAGTGAKVPSPLGGSEGDGDTD; encoded by the exons ATGGGCCTCCAGCTTCGCGCGCTGTTGGGAGCCTGCGGACGGTGGACCCTGCGCCTGGGACCGCGTCCGTCCTG CTCGCCGCGCATGGCGGGGAACGCGGAGCCACCGCCCGCGGGATCCGCGCGCCCCCAGGATCGGAGGTCCCGCAGTTGCTGGGCCGGGGGTGCCCGCGTCTGGGAGGACGGAGAGCATCCGGCGAAGAAGGTCAAGAGCGATGGGGACGAGGAGCGGCGCGGGAAGCTGCCCAAGCGCAAGATCGTGCTGCTCATGGCCTACTCGGGCAAGGGCTACCACGGCATGCAG AGGAATGTTGGGTCCTCACAATTCAAAACAATTGAAGATGACTTGGTGTCTGCCCTCGTCCGGTCAGGCTGTATTCCTGAAAATCATGGCGAGGACATGAGGAAAATGTCCTTCCAGCGCTGCGCCCGGACAGACAAG GGTGTTTCCGCAGCCGGCCAGGTGGTATCCCTGAAGGTGTGGCTGATTGACGACATTCTAGAAAAGATCAACAGCCACCTTCCCTCTCACATTCGGATCCTGG GACTGAAGCGGGTCACAGGCGGGTTTAACTCCAAGAACAGATGTGATGCCAGGACCTATTGCTACCTGCTGCCCACGTTTGCCTTTGCGCACAAGGACCGGGACGTACAGGATGAGACCTACCGCCTGAGCGCCGAGACGCTGCAGCAGGTCAACAGGCTCCTGGCCTGCTACAAGGGCACGCACAACTTCCACAATTTCACCTCGCAGAAGGGGCCACAGGAGCCCAGCGCCCGCCGCTACATCCTGGAGATGTACTGCGAGGAACCCTTTGTGCGGGAGGGCCTGGAGTTCGCAGTGATCAGGGTGAAGGGCCAGAGCTTCATGATGCATCAGATCCGGAAGATGGTTGGCCTGGTGGTGGCCATTGTGAAGGGTTATGCCCCTGAGAGTGTGCTGGAACGCAGCTGGGGCACAGAGAAGGTGGACGTGCCCAAGGCGCCGGGACTTGGCCTGGTCCTGGAGAGGGTGCACTTCGAGAAGTACAACCAGCGCTTTGGCAACGATGGGCTGCATGAGCCGCTGGACTGGGTGCAGGAGGAGGGCAAGGTCACAGCCTTCAAGGAGGAGCACATCTACCCCACCATCATCGGCACTGAGCGAGATGAACGCTCCATGGCCCAGTGGCTGAGCACCCTGCCCGTCCACAACTTCAGTGCTACCGCTCTCACGGCAGCTGGCACAGGCGCCAAG GTGCCCAGTCCCCTGGGAGGCAGCGAAGGGGACGGAGACACCGACTGA
- the PUS1 gene encoding pseudouridylate synthase 1 homolog isoform X3: MRKMSFQRCARTDKGVSAAGQVVSLKVWLIDDILEKINSHLPSHIRILGLKRVTGGFNSKNRCDARTYCYLLPTFAFAHKDRDVQDETYRLSAETLQQVNRLLACYKGTHNFHNFTSQKGPQEPSARRYILEMYCEEPFVREGLEFAVIRVKGQSFMMHQIRKMVGLVVAIVKGYAPESVLERSWGTEKVDVPKAPGLGLVLERVHFEKYNQRFGNDGLHEPLDWVQEEGKVTAFKEEHIYPTIIGTERDERSMAQWLSTLPVHNFSATALTAAGTGAKVPSPLGGSEGDGDTD; this comes from the exons ATGAGGAAAATGTCCTTCCAGCGCTGCGCCCGGACAGACAAG GGTGTTTCCGCAGCCGGCCAGGTGGTATCCCTGAAGGTGTGGCTGATTGACGACATTCTAGAAAAGATCAACAGCCACCTTCCCTCTCACATTCGGATCCTGG GACTGAAGCGGGTCACAGGCGGGTTTAACTCCAAGAACAGATGTGATGCCAGGACCTATTGCTACCTGCTGCCCACGTTTGCCTTTGCGCACAAGGACCGGGACGTACAGGATGAGACCTACCGCCTGAGCGCCGAGACGCTGCAGCAGGTCAACAGGCTCCTGGCCTGCTACAAGGGCACGCACAACTTCCACAATTTCACCTCGCAGAAGGGGCCACAGGAGCCCAGCGCCCGCCGCTACATCCTGGAGATGTACTGCGAGGAACCCTTTGTGCGGGAGGGCCTGGAGTTCGCAGTGATCAGGGTGAAGGGCCAGAGCTTCATGATGCATCAGATCCGGAAGATGGTTGGCCTGGTGGTGGCCATTGTGAAGGGTTATGCCCCTGAGAGTGTGCTGGAACGCAGCTGGGGCACAGAGAAGGTGGACGTGCCCAAGGCGCCGGGACTTGGCCTGGTCCTGGAGAGGGTGCACTTCGAGAAGTACAACCAGCGCTTTGGCAACGATGGGCTGCATGAGCCGCTGGACTGGGTGCAGGAGGAGGGCAAGGTCACAGCCTTCAAGGAGGAGCACATCTACCCCACCATCATCGGCACTGAGCGAGATGAACGCTCCATGGCCCAGTGGCTGAGCACCCTGCCCGTCCACAACTTCAGTGCTACCGCTCTCACGGCAGCTGGCACAGGCGCCAAG GTGCCCAGTCCCCTGGGAGGCAGCGAAGGGGACGGAGACACCGACTGA